Proteins encoded by one window of Cyclobacteriaceae bacterium:
- a CDS encoding class I SAM-dependent methyltransferase encodes MLFFILLAHCAHAQNPYTDVYKESAWVERDKWQKPQEIIRLMNIKVGSVVADVGCHEGYMTVKLANAVGRSGNVYAVDVEQHKLDRLKNHLEARRITNVSLIKGDYDNPKLPAGSLDAVIILDTYHEMDDHDAILQHIKASLKPGGRLVICEPIADERRNLSRAEQERKHELAIKFALEDLAKAGFQIVSKQENFVDRTAVKGDRMWIIVASR; translated from the coding sequence TTGCTATTTTTTATTTTGTTGGCACATTGCGCTCATGCCCAAAATCCCTACACCGATGTGTACAAGGAAAGTGCGTGGGTTGAACGTGACAAATGGCAAAAGCCACAGGAAATTATTCGGTTGATGAACATCAAAGTCGGAAGTGTTGTGGCCGATGTGGGATGCCATGAAGGATACATGACGGTGAAGTTGGCAAATGCTGTGGGCCGTTCAGGAAACGTGTATGCCGTTGACGTAGAGCAGCACAAACTGGATCGACTGAAGAATCATTTAGAAGCCCGGAGGATTACGAATGTGTCATTGATTAAGGGCGATTATGACAATCCTAAACTTCCCGCTGGCAGTCTGGATGCCGTCATCATTCTCGATACCTATCATGAAATGGATGATCATGATGCGATATTGCAACACATCAAAGCTTCTTTAAAACCGGGTGGTCGTTTGGTTATCTGTGAACCGATTGCTGACGAACGAAGAAATCTTTCACGCGCGGAGCAGGAGCGTAAACACGAACTTGCCATAAAATTTGCACTTGAAGATTTGGCAAAAGCAGGTTTCCAGATAGTAAGCAAGCAGGAAAATTTTGTTGATCGAACAGCCGTAAAAGGTGATCGTATGTGGATTATTGTGGCCTCGCGTTAA
- a CDS encoding RNA methyltransferase: MKKLKLEELGRISVDQFKEVEKLPVCLVLDNVRSLHNVGSAFRTADAFRVEKIYLTGITGTPPHREIHKTALGATESVDWEYVEHPEEVIQQLKTNGYRIVVIEQTDASIPLHEFKRLKDEKICLVFGNEINGVTDAVIQHADVALEIPQSGTKHSLNVSVCIGVVLWEICRPSSKPPE; the protein is encoded by the coding sequence ATGAAAAAACTCAAACTCGAAGAGCTGGGCCGTATTTCGGTTGATCAATTTAAAGAAGTTGAAAAATTACCGGTTTGCCTGGTGCTTGACAATGTACGCAGCCTCCACAACGTAGGGTCTGCTTTTCGTACGGCCGATGCGTTTCGGGTTGAGAAAATTTACCTGACCGGAATTACCGGAACACCACCACATCGCGAAATTCATAAAACAGCGTTGGGAGCAACGGAATCGGTTGATTGGGAATATGTGGAACATCCAGAAGAAGTGATTCAGCAGTTAAAAACCAACGGGTATAGAATTGTGGTGATTGAACAAACCGATGCCAGCATACCGTTACACGAATTCAAACGTTTGAAAGACGAAAAAATCTGCCTCGTATTTGGCAATGAAATCAATGGAGTAACTGATGCGGTTATTCAGCATGCGGATGTTGCGCTGGAGATTCCTCAATCGGGAACCAAACATTCGTTAAATGTTTCCGTGTGCATTGGAGTTGTTTTGTGGGAAATCTGCCGTCCCTCCAGTAAGCCACCTGAATAA
- a CDS encoding AIR synthase-related protein, whose protein sequence is MSDRYNQRGVSASKEDVHQAISKLDKGLFPKAFCKIVEDHLGGDPEYCTVMHADGAGTKSSLAYVYWKETSDLSVWKGIAQDAIIMNVDDLLCVGATDNILLSSTIGRNKNLIPGEVISTIINGTEEVLEMLRNHGLNIRSTGGETADVGDLVRTIIVDSTVTARMKRSDVIDNSRIKAGDVIVGLASYGQATYENEYNSGMGSNGLTSARHDVFANAYATKYPESYDKDVPADLVYTGKHKVTDELPGTPLTVGKLVLSPTRTYAPIMIEVFKNLRHQIHGLVHCSGGAQTKVLHFIDNLHVIKDNLFEVPPLFKLIHGVSGTDLKEMYKVFNMGHRMEVYLDEKFAQQVIDISKSFGVDAKVIGRIEAADTKKVTLKTAQGIFVY, encoded by the coding sequence ATGAGCGATCGCTACAACCAACGCGGGGTATCCGCCAGCAAGGAAGATGTACACCAGGCCATCAGCAAACTCGATAAGGGTTTGTTCCCAAAAGCTTTTTGCAAGATTGTAGAAGATCACCTCGGTGGCGATCCGGAGTATTGCACCGTGATGCATGCCGATGGGGCTGGTACAAAGTCATCATTGGCTTATGTGTATTGGAAAGAAACAAGCGACCTCTCGGTATGGAAAGGCATTGCGCAGGATGCCATCATTATGAATGTGGATGATTTGTTATGCGTAGGTGCCACCGATAACATTTTACTTTCCTCCACCATCGGTCGTAATAAAAATCTGATCCCCGGTGAGGTAATCTCCACCATCATCAACGGTACCGAAGAAGTACTGGAGATGCTTCGCAATCATGGCCTGAATATCCGGAGTACCGGGGGAGAAACCGCTGATGTAGGCGACTTGGTAAGAACCATTATTGTTGACAGCACCGTAACCGCCCGGATGAAACGCAGCGATGTAATTGATAACAGTCGTATTAAAGCCGGAGATGTAATTGTCGGATTGGCTTCCTACGGACAAGCTACATACGAAAACGAATACAACAGCGGTATGGGCAGCAATGGACTCACTTCAGCACGCCACGATGTGTTTGCCAACGCATATGCCACAAAATATCCAGAGTCGTACGATAAAGATGTTCCCGCTGATTTGGTGTACACCGGCAAACACAAAGTTACAGACGAACTACCTGGCACTCCTTTAACTGTTGGCAAACTGGTGTTGTCGCCTACACGCACGTATGCTCCTATTATGATCGAGGTTTTCAAAAATCTTCGTCATCAGATTCATGGCCTGGTGCATTGTAGCGGTGGTGCGCAAACCAAAGTGCTGCACTTCATCGATAACCTTCATGTGATAAAAGATAATCTGTTCGAAGTTCCACCCTTGTTTAAACTCATCCATGGTGTAAGCGGCACTGACCTTAAAGAAATGTACAAAGTCTTTAACATGGGGCACCGCATGGAGGTATATCTGGATGAGAAATTTGCCCAACAGGTAATTGACATTTCAAAAAGCTTTGGTGTGGATGCAAAAGTTATTGGACGGATTGAAGCTGCCGACACCAAAAAGGTTACACTGAAAACAGCACAGGGAATATTTGTCTATTAA